The bacterium genome window below encodes:
- a CDS encoding radical SAM protein — MLKVSELIETLIGEEPYAGFPCFLIRLSGCNLACNWCDTQAKNIISTEFTVDTLVRMAIESRRPWVLLTGGEPLIQQECPILAFRLLDSGMNVLVETNGTMDISILPKRVIKSVDNKTPSSGHADSFNEVNLQHLSANDALKFVIADHKDFDWAIQQVDSFNLWDKTQIVFSPVSNELDPTILAQWIIQSKYPIRLSTQFHKLWQIP; from the coding sequence ATGTTGAAGGTATCTGAGCTTATAGAAACCCTTATTGGTGAAGAACCTTATGCTGGCTTTCCCTGTTTTCTTATACGTCTTTCGGGGTGCAATCTAGCCTGCAATTGGTGTGATACTCAAGCCAAAAATATAATTTCCACCGAATTCACCGTCGATACACTCGTTCGAATGGCAATTGAATCTCGAAGGCCTTGGGTATTGCTTACAGGAGGCGAGCCTCTCATCCAGCAGGAATGTCCCATACTTGCATTTAGACTACTCGATTCAGGAATGAATGTCCTTGTAGAAACCAATGGCACTATGGACATTTCGATTCTTCCAAAGCGTGTTATTAAATCTGTCGATAATAAAACCCCATCGAGTGGCCACGCAGATAGTTTTAATGAGGTAAACCTTCAACACCTCTCTGCCAACGATGCGCTTAAGTTTGTAATAGCCGACCATAAGGATTTTGATTGGGCAATACAACAGGTCGATAGTTTTAACTTATGGGATAAAACTCAAATAGTATTTTCCCCGGTTTCAAATGAACTCGACCCTACAATTCTTGCGCAATGGATAATTCAATCGAAATATCCAATAAGGCTTTCGACTCAATTTCACAAATTATGGCAAATCCCATAA
- the queC gene encoding 7-cyano-7-deazaguanine synthase QueC, with the protein MSHNNRAVVLLSGGIDSTVSAAIAKKEGYDLFLLHFDYGQRTEIKERSCFTAIGKVFRAKRQEITNVRFLKWIGHSSLTDQKIPVPFCDPEGIPNTYVPFRNGIFLSLAAAWAETVGAKAIFIGAMEEDGPGYPDTTAKFLESMEKSINLGRKPESACKIIAPLIHLSKSEVVTKGAKLLVPFGMTWSCYKSEDIACGLCQSCTMRRRAFKEAGIKDPIGYRV; encoded by the coding sequence ATGTCGCATAATAACAGGGCGGTGGTGCTTCTTTCGGGTGGAATCGATTCAACAGTCTCAGCGGCTATCGCTAAAAAAGAGGGCTATGACCTTTTCCTGTTACATTTCGATTACGGCCAACGCACTGAAATTAAAGAAAGGTCTTGTTTTACAGCTATAGGCAAAGTCTTTCGTGCAAAAAGGCAGGAAATAACAAATGTTCGTTTTCTCAAATGGATTGGACATTCCAGCCTCACTGACCAAAAGATACCGGTGCCGTTTTGCGATCCCGAAGGTATTCCCAACACCTATGTTCCCTTTCGCAATGGGATTTTTCTTTCTTTGGCAGCTGCTTGGGCGGAAACCGTTGGAGCAAAAGCTATTTTTATTGGCGCTATGGAGGAGGATGGACCCGGATACCCTGATACTACGGCCAAATTCCTCGAATCAATGGAGAAATCCATTAACCTCGGGCGAAAACCCGAGTCGGCATGCAAGATAATCGCACCGCTTATACATTTGTCAAAATCAGAGGTGGTTACAAAAGGGGCCAAACTCCTTGTGCCATTCGGAATGACATGGAGTTGCTATAAATCTGAGGATATCGCTTGCGGTCTTTGCCAAAGTTGCACAATGCGGAGGCGCGCCTTCAAAGAAGCTGGAATCAAAGACCCGATTGGATATAGAGTTTAG
- the lexA gene encoding transcriptional repressor LexA: MESKLTKKQQEVFDKILELIQDQGYSPTVREIGTALKKAPSTIHKIILTLENKGFISRRKGSSRGISVENQNRSTTFIPILGSIAAGDPIIAEEHFDGCIEIDSSIVGRGEHFALKVKGDSMIEANILDGDTAIIRSTPEARSGEIIAVLINNEATLKRLSLDNGQPMLYPENRAYQPIELTEKKGPVRILGRLTAVIRKY; the protein is encoded by the coding sequence GTGGAAAGTAAATTGACAAAAAAACAACAAGAAGTTTTTGACAAAATTCTCGAACTAATACAAGACCAAGGATACTCTCCAACAGTTAGAGAGATCGGTACAGCATTGAAAAAAGCGCCTAGTACAATTCACAAGATAATATTAACTCTGGAAAATAAGGGCTTTATTTCGCGCAGAAAGGGTTCATCGAGGGGGATTTCAGTTGAAAACCAAAATAGAAGCACAACATTTATTCCCATATTGGGAAGTATTGCCGCAGGTGATCCTATAATAGCCGAAGAACACTTCGATGGATGTATCGAGATCGATAGTTCCATCGTCGGGCGCGGAGAACATTTTGCACTCAAAGTCAAGGGCGATAGCATGATCGAGGCCAATATACTCGATGGTGATACTGCAATTATTCGTTCTACTCCGGAAGCTCGTTCAGGAGAGATTATCGCTGTCTTAATCAACAATGAAGCCACACTCAAGCGATTATCTCTTGATAATGGGCAGCCAATGCTCTATCCAGAAAACAGAGCATATCAGCCTATCGAACTTACAGAAAAGAAAGGCCCAGTGCGTATTCTTGGCCGCCTTACCGCAGTGATTCGGAAGTATTAG
- the queD gene encoding 6-carboxytetrahydropterin synthase QueD: protein MFTIRVIGEFSAAHKIEGYPGDCSNLHGHNWKVRLTIKTNELDDLGLSCDFRKAKSILNQVLKELDHKFLNDHPWLKGGNPSSERLAKAIYNNALPLLPPMMILDSVELFESDRSSVEYREN, encoded by the coding sequence ATGTTCACTATAAGAGTTATCGGTGAATTTTCAGCAGCGCATAAAATCGAGGGTTATCCGGGTGACTGTTCTAATCTTCACGGTCATAATTGGAAAGTCAGGTTAACGATAAAAACGAACGAACTGGATGATTTAGGGCTTTCTTGCGATTTCCGCAAAGCAAAATCCATCCTGAATCAAGTGTTAAAAGAGCTCGACCATAAATTCCTCAATGATCATCCATGGCTTAAAGGGGGTAATCCCTCCTCTGAAAGACTCGCTAAAGCTATATATAATAATGCATTACCTTTGTTGCCCCCTATGATGATATTGGATTCTGTCGAACTCTTCGAGTCTGATAGATCGAGCGTTGAATACCGTGAGAATTAA